The following coding sequences are from one Achromobacter sp. B7 window:
- a CDS encoding TetR/AcrR family transcriptional regulator produces the protein MADEAGQGHERFLVALALAMVDQPRATLQELAKAVGVSKATLYRFCQTRDQLVLRLTTHCAHVMKKALADSHLDTAPPREALHALIHQNMAHKELTAFLMYNWKPDNEQQPDIMNSWSGYQESLDAFFLRGQREGAFRVDITAAALTEMFIGVLTSMVDAERRGRVARLGIASVVEQMMLHGIAGEPVRAPVAAAPA, from the coding sequence ATGGCGGACGAAGCTGGGCAAGGGCACGAGCGGTTTTTAGTGGCGTTGGCATTGGCGATGGTGGACCAGCCGCGCGCCACGTTGCAGGAACTGGCCAAGGCCGTGGGCGTCAGCAAGGCGACGCTATACCGCTTCTGTCAGACGCGGGACCAACTGGTCCTGCGGCTTACCACGCATTGCGCGCACGTCATGAAGAAGGCGTTGGCGGATTCGCATCTGGATACCGCGCCGCCGCGCGAGGCGTTGCACGCGCTGATCCACCAGAACATGGCGCACAAGGAACTGACTGCGTTCCTGATGTACAACTGGAAGCCCGACAACGAGCAGCAGCCCGACATCATGAACAGCTGGTCGGGCTACCAGGAATCGCTGGATGCGTTCTTTTTGCGCGGGCAGCGCGAAGGCGCCTTCCGCGTGGACATCACGGCGGCGGCGCTGACGGAAATGTTCATTGGCGTGCTGACCAGCATGGTGGACGCCGAACGACGCGGGCGCGTCGCGCGGCTGGGCATTGCGTCCGTGGTCGAGCAGATGATGCTGCACGGCATCGCCGGCGAACCGGTGCGCGCACCGGTTGCGGCAGCGCCGGCCTGA
- a CDS encoding ABC transporter permease: MTTPILTPSVPGAPAAAAMELSASTLRWRRLRRNKALLAGGGILLIIVLIALLAPWISPHDPYFQDLAYRTAPPVWYAKGTWLHPLGTDQLGRDYLSRLFYGARISLLIGVSVALISGIIGTAMGMAAGYFGGKVDMTVSFLITTRLSMPVILVALATVAIVGGSLWVVILVLGFLKWDRYAVVMRSATQQVRSLEYVAAAQAAGASTWRIVWGEVLPNVVPQLIVIATLEAASAILLEASLSFLGLGVQPPLPSWGLMISEAKAYMFFSFWLIAIPGSALAVLIFAINLAGDGLHQLLTPEERA, from the coding sequence ATGACCACGCCTATTCTCACTCCCTCCGTTCCGGGCGCGCCCGCCGCAGCCGCGATGGAACTGTCCGCATCCACCTTGCGCTGGCGCAGGCTGCGCCGCAACAAGGCGCTGCTGGCCGGTGGCGGCATCCTGCTCATCATCGTGCTGATCGCGCTGCTGGCGCCGTGGATTTCCCCGCACGACCCGTACTTTCAGGACCTGGCCTACCGCACCGCGCCGCCCGTCTGGTACGCCAAGGGCACGTGGCTGCATCCGCTGGGCACCGACCAGCTGGGCCGCGACTATCTGTCTCGCCTGTTCTACGGCGCGCGCATTTCGCTGTTGATCGGCGTCAGCGTGGCGTTGATATCCGGAATCATCGGCACCGCCATGGGCATGGCCGCCGGCTACTTCGGCGGCAAGGTCGACATGACCGTGTCGTTCCTGATCACGACCCGTTTGTCCATGCCCGTGATCCTGGTGGCGCTGGCCACGGTGGCCATCGTCGGTGGTTCGCTGTGGGTGGTGATCCTGGTGCTGGGCTTTTTGAAATGGGACCGCTACGCCGTGGTCATGCGCAGCGCCACGCAGCAGGTGCGATCGCTGGAATACGTGGCGGCGGCGCAGGCGGCTGGCGCGTCCACGTGGCGCATCGTGTGGGGCGAAGTGCTGCCCAACGTGGTGCCGCAGCTGATCGTGATTGCCACGCTGGAAGCGGCCAGCGCCATCTTGCTGGAAGCCTCGCTGTCGTTCCTGGGCCTGGGCGTGCAGCCGCCGCTGCCGTCCTGGGGGCTGATGATTTCCGAAGCCAAGGCGTACATGTTCTTTTCGTTCTGGCTGATCGCCATTCCGGGTTCGGCGCTGGCGGTGTTGATCTTTGCGATCAACCTGGCCGGCGATGGGCTGCATCAACTGCTGACGCCTGAAGAGAGGGCCTGA
- a CDS encoding ABC transporter permease: protein MLYFTIRRLGLAALVALTVSILAFLLLHLSGDPALALAGEGARQADIDMIRKTYGLDRPLVVQYADWLWHIMQGDFGTSVYFKTEAGPLILSKLKTTLLLGMGALGFALLVSIPLGVLAAIYKGSVIDRVCLAIAVLGQALPNFFFALILIMLFSISLRILPVSGSGTWQHFVMPAIALGYYVAPAFMRLIRAGMIEVLGADYIRTARAKGLPARKIIFKHALRNAIVPVVALAAVQLGYLLGGSVVIETIFALDGLGYLAYQSITYKDYPVMQLIVLLLSVLYVLLTLAADIANAWLDPRIRVS, encoded by the coding sequence ATGCTTTATTTCACGATCAGGCGCCTGGGCCTGGCGGCGCTGGTGGCGCTGACCGTATCGATCCTGGCGTTCCTGCTGCTGCATCTGTCGGGCGACCCGGCGCTGGCGCTGGCCGGCGAAGGCGCGCGTCAGGCCGATATCGACATGATCCGCAAGACCTACGGGCTGGACCGGCCGCTGGTGGTGCAATACGCCGACTGGCTGTGGCACATCATGCAGGGCGATTTCGGCACGTCGGTGTACTTCAAGACCGAGGCCGGGCCGTTGATTCTGTCCAAGCTCAAAACCACCTTGCTGCTGGGCATGGGCGCGCTGGGCTTTGCGCTGCTGGTGTCGATTCCGCTGGGCGTGCTGGCCGCCATTTACAAGGGCAGCGTGATCGACCGCGTGTGCCTGGCGATTGCCGTGCTGGGCCAGGCGCTGCCAAACTTTTTCTTTGCGCTGATTTTGATCATGCTGTTTTCGATATCGCTGCGCATCCTGCCGGTGTCGGGCAGCGGCACCTGGCAGCATTTCGTGATGCCCGCGATTGCGCTGGGCTACTACGTGGCGCCGGCCTTCATGCGACTGATACGCGCCGGCATGATCGAAGTGCTGGGCGCGGACTACATCCGCACCGCCCGCGCCAAGGGACTGCCCGCGCGCAAGATCATCTTCAAGCACGCACTGCGCAACGCCATCGTGCCGGTTGTGGCGCTGGCCGCCGTGCAGCTGGGCTACCTGCTGGGCGGCTCGGTCGTCATCGAAACCATCTTCGCGCTGGACGGCCTGGGCTATCTGGCCTACCAGAGCATTACGTACAAGGACTATCCGGTGATGCAGCTGATTGTGCTGCTGCTGTCCGTGCTGTACGTGCTGCTGACGCTAGCCGCCGATATCGCCAACGCGTGGCTCGATCCGCGCATCCGGGTGTCCTGA
- a CDS encoding aldo/keto reductase produces MKYRRLGSSNLRVSPLCLGTMMFGEQTPDDEAARIVASARDHGVNFIDTADVYNEGRSEQVVGKLLQGQRHDWVLASKIGNVVGKGPNHSHYSRQWLMRGVEQSLTRMGTDFMDILYLHRDFHEENLEEALWALGDLIRAGKLRSFGLSNFRGWRIAEVMRLCEKMGVPQPVVCQPYYNMLNRGPEVEILPACKHYGLGVVPYSPIARGVLTGKYLPGQAPAADTRAGRGDRRMLATEFREESLQIAQQLVQHSATRGVQPGHFATAWVLANPIITGVIAGPRTLAQMEDYYAALDVTITPEDEAVVDGWVIPGHASSHGYNDPNYPFFGRPVAGA; encoded by the coding sequence ATGAAATACCGCCGTCTGGGTTCCAGCAACCTGCGCGTTTCGCCCCTGTGCCTGGGCACCATGATGTTCGGCGAACAAACGCCGGACGACGAGGCCGCGCGCATCGTTGCGTCGGCGCGTGACCATGGGGTGAACTTCATCGATACGGCCGACGTCTACAACGAAGGCCGCTCGGAACAGGTGGTGGGCAAGCTGCTGCAAGGGCAGCGCCACGACTGGGTGCTGGCCAGCAAGATCGGCAACGTGGTGGGCAAGGGCCCGAACCACTCGCATTATTCGCGTCAGTGGCTGATGCGCGGCGTTGAGCAAAGCCTGACGCGCATGGGCACGGATTTCATGGACATCCTGTACCTGCACCGCGACTTTCACGAAGAAAACCTGGAAGAAGCGCTGTGGGCGCTGGGCGACCTGATCCGCGCGGGCAAGCTGCGCAGTTTTGGCCTGTCGAACTTCCGGGGATGGCGCATTGCCGAGGTGATGCGGCTATGCGAAAAGATGGGCGTGCCGCAGCCGGTGGTGTGCCAGCCGTACTACAACATGCTGAACCGCGGCCCGGAAGTTGAAATCTTGCCCGCGTGCAAGCACTACGGGCTGGGCGTCGTGCCCTACAGCCCCATCGCGCGCGGCGTGCTCACGGGCAAGTATCTGCCGGGCCAGGCGCCTGCCGCCGATACCCGCGCCGGGCGTGGAGACCGCCGCATGCTGGCCACGGAATTTCGTGAAGAGTCGCTACAGATCGCCCAGCAGCTGGTGCAGCACAGCGCCACGCGCGGCGTGCAGCCGGGCCATTTTGCCACCGCCTGGGTGTTGGCGAATCCGATCATCACCGGCGTGATCGCCGGCCCGCGCACGTTGGCGCAAATGGAAGACTATTACGCCGCGCTGGACGTCACCATCACGCCCGAAGACGAAGCTGTCGTAGACGGCTGGGTCATTCCGGGCCACGCGTCCAGCCACGGCTACAACGACCCGAACTACCCGTTCTTCGGTCGCCCCGTCGCCGGCGCCTGA
- a CDS encoding GntR family transcriptional regulator: MSSNPSLLPDLAGSAHADSALPDAPPQGAVSPAPRVAGNGRTLPGAVAGALRERIIQGEFPPGSRLNERALCDLLGVSRTPMREAFRVLAAEGLVQIEPNRGAQVVALSEANIREAFEVIGGLEAMSCRLACERATDLEIAEIRALTYEMMASHARHDLPTYFRTNREIHERISLASHNSLLKQLYDAQNARIQNLRFVSNENRQKWDLAMREHIDMAEALDARDADRLAGIMRQHLQRKCEAALKSINADASINANAAPKTAPSSDSG, translated from the coding sequence ATGAGCAGCAATCCTAGCCTCTTGCCGGATCTGGCCGGGTCGGCGCATGCCGATTCCGCCCTGCCCGACGCGCCGCCGCAAGGGGCCGTGTCGCCGGCGCCGCGCGTTGCCGGCAACGGCCGCACGCTGCCCGGGGCCGTCGCCGGGGCGCTGCGCGAACGCATCATCCAAGGGGAATTCCCCCCCGGCTCCCGCCTGAACGAACGCGCGCTGTGCGACCTGTTGGGCGTGTCCCGCACACCGATGCGCGAAGCGTTTCGCGTGCTGGCGGCCGAGGGCCTGGTGCAGATCGAACCGAACCGTGGCGCGCAGGTGGTGGCGCTGTCGGAAGCCAATATCCGTGAAGCGTTTGAAGTGATCGGCGGGCTCGAAGCCATGTCGTGCCGGCTGGCGTGCGAACGCGCCACCGATCTTGAAATTGCCGAGATCCGCGCGCTGACCTACGAAATGATGGCCAGCCACGCGCGCCATGACCTGCCCACGTACTTTCGCACCAACCGCGAAATTCACGAACGCATCAGCCTGGCCTCGCACAACAGCCTGCTCAAGCAGCTGTACGACGCGCAGAACGCGCGCATCCAGAACCTGCGGTTCGTGTCGAACGAGAACCGCCAGAAATGGGATCTGGCCATGCGCGAACACATCGACATGGCCGAGGCCCTGGACGCGCGCGACGCCGACCGGCTGGCCGGCATCATGCGGCAGCACTTGCAGCGCAAGTGCGAGGCCGCGCTGAAAAGCATCAACGCCGATGCAAGCATCAACGCCAATGCGGCGCCCAAGACCGCGCCGTCGTCCGACTCCGGTTGA
- a CDS encoding ABC transporter substrate-binding protein: MADSRFTPASPARPRTHRVTAAAPLRAAVAAALFACAGLAAQPALAGKKDDTLRMAYDQAPESVDPYFNNVRIGVIIAANVWDTLLYRDPVTNEYKGQLAKSWKQIDDKTMEFELREGVKFHNGEEFDADSVVYTLNYVADPKNKAVTQQNVSWIDKVEKIDKYKVRLTTKEPFPGAKEYLSTTAAIHPAKYYQEVGPKGMNAKPVGSGPYKVVDYQPGKSITLERNTDYFKDSPKAQPKIGKVVIRFIPDRQTQMAEVISGGEDLIMSVPKDQAEQLGQMPNLQMVTGNTMRIVFMQMNIQDGTPAPQLKDERVRKAIIHAIDRESMLKNIVGEGGGLINTICTPSQVGCTQDGAPTYKYDPALAKKLLADAGYANGFDIDIVAYRERNQTEAIINYLQAVGIRAKLNFLQYAAMRDMIRANKASLTHQTWGSNLVNDVSASTPVYFAFGNDDITRDPKVRDLLNKGDHTIDSEARKAAYKEALDLIAQKAYAVPLWTLPAYYVATKDVNFKPYSDELVRFWDMSWK; encoded by the coding sequence ATGGCTGATAGTCGCTTCACACCTGCCTCACCCGCCCGACCCCGCACCCACCGCGTCACTGCCGCCGCCCCACTACGCGCGGCCGTCGCCGCCGCCCTCTTCGCCTGCGCCGGCCTTGCCGCCCAGCCCGCGCTGGCGGGCAAGAAAGACGACACCTTGCGCATGGCGTACGACCAGGCGCCCGAAAGCGTCGACCCGTACTTCAACAACGTGCGTATCGGCGTCATCATCGCCGCCAACGTCTGGGACACGCTGCTGTACCGCGACCCCGTCACCAACGAGTACAAGGGGCAGCTGGCCAAAAGCTGGAAGCAAATCGACGACAAGACCATGGAATTCGAATTGCGCGAAGGCGTGAAATTCCATAACGGCGAAGAGTTCGATGCCGACTCGGTGGTGTACACGCTGAACTACGTGGCAGACCCGAAGAACAAAGCGGTCACGCAGCAGAACGTGTCGTGGATCGACAAGGTTGAAAAAATCGACAAATACAAGGTGCGCCTGACCACCAAGGAGCCCTTCCCTGGCGCCAAGGAATACCTGTCCACCACCGCCGCCATCCACCCCGCCAAGTACTACCAGGAAGTCGGCCCCAAGGGCATGAACGCCAAGCCGGTGGGCTCGGGCCCGTACAAGGTGGTGGACTATCAGCCCGGCAAATCCATCACGCTGGAACGCAACACCGACTACTTCAAGGACTCGCCCAAGGCGCAGCCGAAGATCGGCAAGGTGGTCATCCGCTTCATCCCCGACCGCCAGACGCAGATGGCCGAAGTCATCTCGGGCGGCGAAGACCTGATCATGAGCGTGCCCAAGGACCAGGCCGAACAGCTGGGCCAGATGCCCAACCTGCAAATGGTTACCGGCAACACCATGCGTATCGTGTTCATGCAGATGAACATCCAGGACGGCACCCCCGCGCCGCAACTGAAAGACGAGCGCGTGCGCAAGGCCATCATCCACGCCATCGACCGCGAATCCATGTTGAAAAACATCGTGGGCGAAGGCGGCGGGCTGATCAACACCATCTGCACGCCCTCGCAAGTGGGTTGCACGCAAGACGGCGCGCCCACCTACAAGTACGACCCGGCGCTGGCCAAGAAGCTGCTGGCCGATGCGGGCTACGCCAATGGCTTTGACATCGACATCGTGGCCTACCGCGAGCGCAACCAGACCGAAGCCATCATCAACTACCTGCAAGCCGTGGGCATCCGCGCCAAGCTCAACTTCTTGCAGTACGCCGCCATGCGCGACATGATCCGCGCCAACAAGGCGTCGCTGACCCACCAGACCTGGGGTTCCAACCTGGTCAACGACGTGTCGGCGTCCACCCCCGTGTACTTCGCCTTCGGCAATGACGACATCACGCGCGACCCCAAGGTGCGCGACCTGCTCAACAAGGGCGACCACACCATCGACAGCGAGGCGCGCAAGGCCGCCTACAAAGAAGCGCTGGACCTGATCGCGCAAAAGGCCTACGCGGTGCCGCTGTGGACGCTGCCCGCCTACTACGTCGCCACCAAGGACGTGAACTTCAAGCCGTATTCCGACGAACTGGTCCGCTTCTGGGACATGAGCTGGAAGTAG
- a CDS encoding alanine--glyoxylate aminotransferase family protein, with the protein MLSLNSHLSGRHFLQIPGPTNVPDRVLRAIDQPTIDHRGPEFGELGRAVLEGSKAVFQTQSPVVIFPSSGTGAWEAALVNTLSPGDRVLMVETGHFASLWKKLAGRLGLDVDYIESDWRHPVDPDVIGARLAEDTQQRIKAVCVVHNETSTGVTSNIAAVRAAIDRAAHPALLMVDTISSLGSIDYRHDEWGVDVTVAGSQKGLMLPPGLAFNAVSARALAAADTARLPRSYWDWREMLTANAKGYFPYTPSTNLLYGLHEALAMLQAEGLPRVFARHERHARATRLAVAAWGLELLSLDPAAHSPALTAVMMPEGHGADALRKVILERFDMSLGQGLGKLSDRIFRIGHLGHFNDLTLCGTLAGVEMGLAAAGVPHQAGGVRAAMEFLARAPDGVAA; encoded by the coding sequence ATGCTTTCCCTGAATTCCCATTTGTCCGGCCGGCACTTCTTGCAGATTCCGGGGCCGACCAACGTGCCCGACCGCGTCTTGCGCGCCATAGATCAACCCACCATCGACCATCGTGGCCCCGAGTTTGGCGAGCTGGGCCGCGCCGTGTTGGAAGGGTCCAAAGCCGTTTTCCAGACGCAGTCGCCCGTGGTGATTTTTCCGTCGTCGGGTACCGGCGCCTGGGAAGCCGCGCTGGTCAACACGCTGTCGCCCGGCGACCGCGTGTTGATGGTGGAAACCGGCCACTTCGCCAGCTTGTGGAAGAAGCTGGCGGGCCGGCTGGGCCTGGACGTGGACTACATCGAAAGCGACTGGCGCCACCCCGTGGACCCCGACGTGATCGGCGCGCGGCTGGCCGAAGACACGCAGCAGCGCATCAAGGCGGTGTGCGTGGTGCATAACGAAACGTCCACCGGCGTCACCAGCAACATTGCCGCCGTGCGCGCCGCGATCGACCGCGCCGCGCATCCCGCGTTGCTGATGGTGGACACGATATCGTCCTTGGGCTCCATCGATTACCGCCACGATGAATGGGGCGTGGACGTTACCGTGGCCGGCTCGCAAAAGGGCTTGATGCTGCCGCCCGGCCTGGCGTTCAACGCCGTCAGCGCGCGCGCGCTGGCCGCCGCCGATACCGCCCGGCTGCCCCGTTCGTATTGGGATTGGCGCGAAATGCTGACGGCCAATGCCAAGGGCTATTTCCCCTACACGCCGTCGACCAATCTGCTGTATGGCCTGCACGAAGCGCTGGCCATGTTGCAGGCCGAGGGCTTGCCGCGTGTCTTCGCGCGCCACGAACGCCATGCCCGCGCGACGCGGCTGGCGGTGGCCGCGTGGGGGCTGGAACTGTTAAGCCTGGACCCGGCTGCCCACAGCCCCGCGCTGACCGCCGTGATGATGCCCGAAGGCCATGGCGCCGACGCGTTGCGCAAGGTCATTCTTGAACGCTTCGATATGTCGCTGGGGCAGGGCCTGGGCAAGCTGTCCGACCGCATTTTCCGCATTGGGCATCTGGGCCACTTCAATGACTTGACGCTGTGCGGCACGCTGGCCGGCGTTGAAATGGGGCTGGCCGCCGCCGGAGTACCGCACCAGGCGGGCGGCGTGCGGGCCGCGATGGAATTCCTGGCGCGCGCCCCGGATGGCGTGGCGGCTTAA
- a CDS encoding serine hydrolase yields the protein MNTLMQQAIQFANEHESTWDRSVKGNFGVHLNDPPPWNRLLGPIHDRGPVSGVVVVDGKTVAEWGEPERADLTFSVAKLYLAILAGVAHDRGLLPDVDEPVGKRVPGIGFDEGQNADITWRHLLQQTSEWEGERFGVSDQADRYRAVTFGVPPDGKKGDARPLQRPGTYWEYNDVRINQLSYALLHLFRKPLPDVFREAVTRPIGASEDWQWVGYDTAWVEIDGQRMPSVPGGSHWGGGMSISARDQALIGQMLLNDGQANGKQILSREWIQAMRTPCAIAPYYGYLIWLNDQGRVFPSVPATSFFGVGAGSSFTWVEPERKMVVIVRWLNSAHADALFGKILAAVDADKETQV from the coding sequence ATGAACACGCTGATGCAGCAGGCGATCCAATTCGCCAATGAACACGAATCCACCTGGGACCGCAGCGTCAAGGGCAACTTTGGCGTGCACCTGAACGACCCGCCGCCCTGGAACCGCCTGCTGGGTCCCATCCACGACCGTGGCCCGGTGTCGGGCGTGGTGGTGGTGGACGGCAAGACGGTGGCCGAATGGGGCGAGCCCGAACGCGCCGACCTGACCTTCAGCGTGGCCAAGCTGTACCTGGCGATCCTGGCGGGCGTGGCGCATGACCGTGGCCTGTTGCCCGACGTGGACGAACCCGTGGGCAAGCGCGTGCCGGGCATCGGCTTCGATGAAGGCCAGAACGCTGACATCACCTGGCGCCACCTGCTGCAACAGACCAGCGAATGGGAAGGCGAACGCTTCGGCGTGTCCGACCAGGCCGATCGCTATCGCGCCGTGACCTTCGGCGTGCCGCCCGATGGCAAGAAGGGCGATGCGCGCCCCTTGCAGCGCCCCGGCACGTATTGGGAATACAACGACGTGCGCATCAACCAGTTGTCGTACGCGCTGCTGCACCTGTTCCGCAAGCCCTTGCCCGACGTGTTCCGCGAAGCCGTCACGCGCCCCATCGGCGCCAGCGAAGATTGGCAATGGGTGGGCTACGACACCGCCTGGGTCGAGATCGACGGCCAGCGCATGCCGTCCGTGCCGGGTGGTTCGCATTGGGGCGGCGGCATGTCCATCAGCGCGCGCGACCAGGCGCTGATCGGCCAGATGCTGCTGAACGACGGCCAGGCCAACGGCAAGCAGATCTTGTCGCGCGAATGGATTCAGGCGATGCGCACGCCATGCGCCATCGCGCCGTATTACGGCTACCTGATCTGGCTGAACGATCAAGGCCGCGTGTTTCCCAGCGTGCCGGCCACAAGCTTCTTCGGCGTGGGCGCGGGCAGCTCGTTCACGTGGGTGGAACCGGAACGCAAGATGGTGGTGATTGTGCGCTGGCTTAATTCCGCCCACGCGGATGCACTGTTCGGCAAGATCCTGGCGGCGGTGGATGCGGACAAGGAAACGCAGGTGTAG